In the genome of Acidimicrobiia bacterium, one region contains:
- a CDS encoding enoyl-CoA hydratase/isomerase family protein, whose translation MPAIPSYDTLRFEPDGHVGRLVLNRPEKLNSFTIAMWGELRDLGTRLLAEPGELRALIVIGEGRAFSSGIDTSVFADGAAGDQLAAGADATHDDSVVAGILRAQESYTWLEEAPFATIAAVRGYALGAGLQLALACDIRLLARGTLVGLLELQYGILPDLGGTQRLPRIVGPGRAKELILTRARIDADDAERIGLADRVVSDEELDDAALELAETIAAQPPIAVRGVKRAIATAMSGATVRDGMVIEAEAQADCLRSDDMKEAIAAFVEQRPPVYRGT comes from the coding sequence ATGCCGGCGATCCCCAGTTACGACACGCTGCGCTTCGAGCCCGACGGCCATGTCGGTCGGCTCGTGCTGAACCGACCCGAGAAGCTCAACTCGTTCACGATCGCGATGTGGGGAGAGCTCCGCGATCTCGGGACTCGATTGCTCGCGGAGCCTGGCGAGCTCCGAGCGCTGATCGTCATCGGCGAGGGTCGCGCCTTCTCGAGCGGGATCGACACGAGTGTGTTCGCCGACGGTGCCGCGGGCGATCAGCTCGCGGCTGGTGCCGACGCGACGCACGACGACTCCGTCGTCGCAGGGATCCTTCGCGCACAGGAGTCGTACACGTGGCTCGAAGAAGCGCCGTTCGCGACGATCGCAGCCGTGCGCGGATATGCGCTCGGTGCCGGGTTGCAGCTCGCGCTCGCGTGTGACATCCGACTGCTGGCACGGGGCACGCTGGTGGGACTGCTCGAGCTGCAGTACGGCATCCTCCCCGACCTCGGCGGAACGCAGCGTCTGCCACGGATCGTCGGACCGGGTCGCGCCAAGGAGCTCATCCTCACGCGCGCTCGGATCGACGCCGACGACGCGGAACGGATCGGGTTGGCCGATCGGGTCGTCTCCGACGAGGAGCTCGACGACGCCGCCCTCGAGCTGGCCGAGACGATCGCAGCCCAGCCGCCGATCGCCGTGCGCGGCGTCAAGCGCGCCATCGCCACGGCAATGTCGGGCGCAACGGTTCGCGATGGGATGGTGATCGAAGCCGAGGCTCAGGCCGACTGTCTGCGCTCCGACGACATGAAGGAGGCGATCGCCGCCTTCGTCGAGCAACGCCCGCCGGTCTATCGGGGAACCTGA
- a CDS encoding adenylate/guanylate cyclase domain-containing protein, producing the protein MRVERAFAFIDLCGFTRFTDAHGDEQAVDVLTRFRADVREIASDHAVRVDKWLGDGVMLVSTDDDRLVASVLSLMSRDDGSDAVLPLRAGLAAGAVILLEGDDYVGSSVNLAARLCSAAAPNETLATMRLAAAVPPGADVVPVGALEVPGFVQPVEVARIERQRLTTPI; encoded by the coding sequence GTGCGGGTTGAACGGGCGTTTGCTTTCATCGATCTCTGCGGCTTCACGCGGTTCACTGACGCCCACGGCGATGAGCAGGCTGTCGACGTCCTGACGCGCTTTCGGGCCGACGTACGGGAGATCGCTTCCGACCACGCGGTGCGCGTCGACAAGTGGCTCGGTGACGGCGTGATGCTGGTGAGCACCGATGACGACCGCCTCGTGGCCTCGGTGCTTTCGCTGATGTCGCGTGACGACGGGTCTGACGCGGTGCTGCCCCTGCGCGCTGGTCTGGCTGCCGGCGCGGTCATCCTCCTCGAGGGGGACGATTATGTCGGCAGCTCGGTCAACCTCGCGGCCCGCCTCTGCTCCGCCGCGGCCCCGAACGAGACACTGGCCACGATGCGCCTCGCCGCAGCCGTGCCGCCGGGAGCCGACGTCGTACCGGTGGGCGCGCTCGAAGTGCCGGGCTTCGTGCAGCCGGTAGAGGTCGCCCGCATCGAGCGGCAACGGCTCACGACGCCGATCTAG